GTCGCCTGCGCCCTCGCCGAACTCGGCGTGCCGCACGAGCGCGTCAAGGTCGACATCACCACCGGTGAGCAGCGCCGGCCCGACTTCCTGGCCCTGAACCCCAACGGCAAGGTGCCCACCCTGACGGTGGACGGCGCGCCGATGTTCGAGGCGCTGGCCATCGAGATGTGGCTGGGCCACACCTACGGCGTGAAGAGCGGCCTGTGGCCGGCCGGCGGCACGCCGGAACACCTTCAGGCGATGTCATGGAGCACCTGGGCCTATGTCACCTACGGCGCGCAGCTGGTGCGGCTGCAGGCCGCGAAAGACATGGGCACGCCCGACGACGCGCACGGCACCGCGGCGCGCAAGGCCCTGGACGAGCTGCTCGCCGTGCTCGATGGGCGTCTGAACCAGAAGCCCTGGCTGCTCGGCGATGCGTACACGCTCGTCGACCTGATCGTGGCGTCGGTCGTCGCTTACAGCACCTACATCGGTGCACCGGTGGCCGGGCACCCGACCACACAGGCCTGGCTGCAGAAGGTGATGGCGCGTCCGGCAATGCAGATCGACGCCTGACCAGAAGCGTTGTCGGCCAGGAGGTCGATCGGGGCAGAGCGTCATGCCGTTTTCACTAGGTCGGGCGGAGGGTCTGCGGGGTGAGAATGAAACGATGACCACCTCAACTTCCTCCTTCCTCTCCGACGCAGACAGCACCCAGGTCGCGACCTACACCTGGGCCGACGTGGACGGCCAGCCCACCGGCGTGGTGCAGATCGCCCACGGGCTGGCCGAGCACGGCGAACGCTACGACCGTTTTGCCCGGGCGCTCAACGCGGCCGGCTTCGTGGTCCACGCGGTCGACCACCGCGGGCACGGGCGCACGGCCAACGGGCGACTGGGCGACTTCGGTGCGGCCGGCTTCGGCGGCCTGATCGCCGATGTGGCCCAGTTCGGCGCCGCGCTGCGCGCGCAGCACGGCGGCCTGCCGGTGTTTCTGTTTGCGCATTCGATGGGATCGTTTGCCGCGCAGGCGGCCATCCTCGATCACGCATCGACATGGTCGGGCGTGGTGCTGTCCGGTTCAACCGCGCTCGACATGCTGGCCGCCGGCATGGCCAATGCGCCCGCAGACGCGCCCGCCGGGCTGGTGGCATTCAATGCAGGTTTTGAGCACCGCACGGGATACGAATGGCTCTCTCGCGACGCCGCCGAGGTGGATGCCTACGTGGCAGATCCCTGGTGCGGGTGGGACGTGCCGGCCGATGTGATTCCCGCCTTGTTCGCGCCCGCGCCCCGGGTGGCCGACCCCGCGCTGCTGGCGGGCATCCGCAGCGACCTGCCCGTGCTGATCGCTTCCGGCGATGCCGACCCGCTGGCGGGTGGCGGCGCGCTGATCCAATTGCTGGGCCAGCGCTACCGAGAGGCGGGTCTGGCCGACGTGACGGTCAAGTTGTACCCGGGCGCCCGCCACGAAATCCTGAACGAGACCAACCGCGATGAGGTGACC
Above is a window of bacterium DNA encoding:
- a CDS encoding alpha/beta fold hydrolase, which encodes MTTSTSSFLSDADSTQVATYTWADVDGQPTGVVQIAHGLAEHGERYDRFARALNAAGFVVHAVDHRGHGRTANGRLGDFGAAGFGGLIADVAQFGAALRAQHGGLPVFLFAHSMGSFAAQAAILDHASTWSGVVLSGSTALDMLAAGMANAPADAPAGLVAFNAGFEHRTGYEWLSRDAAEVDAYVADPWCGWDVPADVIPALFAPAPRVADPALLAGIRSDLPVLIASGDADPLAGGGALIQLLGQRYREAGLADVTVKLYPGARHEILNETNRDEVTADIVAWLRAHAA
- a CDS encoding glutathione S-transferase family protein, which translates into the protein VACALAELGVPHERVKVDITTGEQRRPDFLALNPNGKVPTLTVDGAPMFEALAIEMWLGHTYGVKSGLWPAGGTPEHLQAMSWSTWAYVTYGAQLVRLQAAKDMGTPDDAHGTAARKALDELLAVLDGRLNQKPWLLGDAYTLVDLIVASVVAYSTYIGAPVAGHPTTQAWLQKVMARPAMQIDA